From the genome of Phyllostomus discolor isolate MPI-MPIP mPhyDis1 chromosome 12, mPhyDis1.pri.v3, whole genome shotgun sequence, one region includes:
- the LOC114511138 gene encoding vomeronasal type-1 receptor 2-like: protein MASPDLKYTMIFLCQMLIGILGNLSLLCYHMSLYLSGYRSKSTDLILSHLSLTNSLAILSRGVPGTMAALGWTHFLSDFGCKLVIYVQRLAKGMTMGNTLLLSIFQAITLSPMNPRWAELKAKAAKYIGPSNMFCWILNILLHIRVAQHITDKCNNESLSKIVDLGYCIFELYAKDADLLYLIFISIHDILCLGLMAWASGTMVSILCRHKQRVQHIHGTKVSPRSSAEIRAIQSILVLVTTFVSFYTVSLFIHMYFVLFHKTTWWLINISTLINACFPTASPFVLLSCDQRVSRFFLVYAGKLKQLPHPFKIA from the coding sequence ATGGCCTCACCGGATCTGAAATACACAATGATCTTCCTGTGTCAGATGCTCATTGGAATCCTGGGGAATTTGTCACTCTTATGTTATCACATGTCCCTTTACCTCAGTGGATACAGGTCAAAGTCCAcagatttgattctcagtcatcTGAGTTTAACCAACTCCTTAGCCATTCTCTCAAGAGGAGTTCCAGGGACAATGGCAGCATTGGGATGGACACATTTTCTCAGTGATTTTGGCTGCAAACTTGTTATTTATGTTCAGAGACTAGCCAAGGGTATGACCATGGGCAACACCCTTCTCCTGAGTATCTTCCAGGCCATCACCCTCAGCCCCATGAACCCCAGGTGGGCAGAGCTTAAAGCAAAAGCTGCCAAATACATTGGCCCCTCCAATATGTTCTGCTGGATCCTGAACATATTGCTACATATTAGGGTTGCTCAGCACATAACCGATAAGTGTAACAATGAAAGCCTCTCAAAAATTGTGGACCTCGGATACTGTATTTTTGAACTTTATGCAAAAGATGCAGACTTACTGTATTTAATATTCATATCCATCCATGATATTTTGTGTTTAGGACTCATGGCTTGGGCCAGTGGGACCATGGTTTCCATTCTGTGCAGACACAAGCAGCGTGTCCAACACATTCATGGGACCAAAGTGTCCCCCAGATCCTCCGCTGAGATCAGAGCTATCCAGAGCATCCTTGTCCTGGTGACcacttttgtatctttttatacCGTCTCCCTCTTTATTCacatgtattttgttctttttcataagACCACTTGGTGGCTGATAAACATCTCTACCCTAATCAATGCATGTTTCCCAACTGCCAGCCCCTTTGTCCTCTTGAGTTGTGACCAGCGTGTATCCAGATTCTTCCTTGTGTACGCTGGGAAACTCAAACAGTTGCCACATCCCTTCAAAATAGCATAA